The nucleotide sequence TCGTACTCCTCCTGTGTGCCGCTGCGGATGCCGAACTGGTAAAGGTTGCGGGCCGGCAGGAAGTCCAGGCAGCGGCGCATCACCGCCGCGTGGGAGAGCGGGTTGCCCAGGTACTCCTCCCGCAGGTCGGCGTGGGCGTCGAACTGCAGCAGCACCAGGTCGTCGCCGTACTTCTCGTAGGCGGCCTTCACCACGGGGAGGGTCACCAGGTGCTCGCCGCCCATCATCAGCGACAGCTTGCCGTCGGCGAAGAGCCGGCGGGCCACCTGCTCCGCCCGGTTCAGGCTCTCCTGCACGTCACCGAACACCACCGCCACGTCGCCCAGGTCGAAGAAGTTCTTCTCGGTCAGGCTCTTGCGCGAGTGGTAGCTGAACTCCTCGATGCCGTACGAGGCCTCGCGGATGCGGCCCGGGCCAAAGCGGGTGCCGGGGCGGTAGGAGGTGGTGAAGTCCTGCCCGATGCCCCACAGCACCGCCCGCGCCCCGGCGTAGTCGTCCGAGGACGCCATGAAGTCCGAGAGCCGCTCGATGTGCGGAAAGCCGGCGAAGTTGCGGCCGCCCATGGCTACCGGCCCTCCTCCTCCGCCGCCACGATCTCGGCCACGAAGCCGGGCAGCTGGAAGGCGGCGAAATGGACGTCGGGGGTGTAGTAGCGCAGGCGCCCGAGGGCGGCGATGCGGGCCTCGGGATCGGCCTCGAGCGGGTCGTACTTCTTGGAGCCCAGGGTGAACGACCAGAGCCCCGTCGGGTACGTGGGCACCGCGCAGGTGTAGAGCCGGGTGATCGGGAACGACTGGCGGATGCCCCGGTACGCCCGCCGGATGACGTCGGCGTTCACCCACGGCGACTCGGTCTGCGCCACCAGGATGCCGTCACCGGTCAGGCAGCGGTAGACGCTGGCGTAGAAGTCGGCGGTGAACAGCCCCTCGCCGGGGCCGATGGGCTCGGACGAGTCGATGATGACCACGTCGTACTCGGCCTCGTGCTCCCGCACCCACTGGATGCCGTCGGCCACGTGCACGTGCACCTTCGGGTTGCCGCTGAGGGCGACGGCGATCTGCGGGAAGTAAGTCTTGCAGCACTCAATCACGCGCCCGTCGATCTCCACCAGGTCCACGTGCTCGACGCCGGGGTGGCGGGCCACCTCGCGGGCCATCCCGCCGTCGCCG is from Symbiobacterium terraclitae and encodes:
- the speB gene encoding agmatinase codes for the protein MGGRNFAGFPHIERLSDFMASSDDYAGARAVLWGIGQDFTTSYRPGTRFGPGRIREASYGIEEFSYHSRKSLTEKNFFDLGDVAVVFGDVQESLNRAEQVARRLFADGKLSLMMGGEHLVTLPVVKAAYEKYGDDLVLLQFDAHADLREEYLGNPLSHAAVMRRCLDFLPARNLYQFGIRSGTQEEYEFGMSRCHLFPHEVLEPLRRVIPTLGDRPVYVTIDIDVMDPAFAPGTGTPEPGGITSKEMIDALLAMEGLNVVGLDVVEVAPGLDHTDRTPVLAAKLLREAILAFG
- the speE gene encoding polyamine aminopropyltransferase translates to MELFLTENQTDDMRLSVRTTRVLHHEQTAYQELVIVETPQWGRLMALDGFFQTCDRDEFVYHEMGAHVPLLTHPDPKRVLIVGGGDGGMAREVARHPGVEHVDLVEIDGRVIECCKTYFPQIAVALSGNPKVHVHVADGIQWVREHEAEYDVVIIDSSEPIGPGEGLFTADFYASVYRCLTGDGILVAQTESPWVNADVIRRAYRGIRQSFPITRLYTCAVPTYPTGLWSFTLGSKKYDPLEADPEARIAALGRLRYYTPDVHFAAFQLPGFVAEIVAAEEEGR